A window of Costertonia aggregata contains these coding sequences:
- a CDS encoding glycosyltransferase family 2 protein, translating to MMPPTKKEKFTIRLLITIGVLCTANFLFWFFRPEYKGYPFLYYPLVVTISYSVLRKLYIWYHYLDISKPQTPKSTKEFSVDILTTYFPGEPYDMIIETLEAIQKITYPHTTYLCDEANDPYLIEVCKKLGVKHVTRTNRINAKAGNINNALKQATGEICVILDPDHVPLPNFLDPIIPHFENEKIGFVQIVQSYYNIRETLVAKGAAEQTFQFYGPMMMSMNSYGTTNAIGANCTFRRAALDSIGGHAPGLSEDMHTSMLLHAKGWESVYVPLVLAKGLAPSSLTSFFKQQLKWARGTFDLLFYVYPKLFKNFTLRQKFHYGLLPLHYLVGLTTLINFLIPILSLLLSKTPWSGNILFFIYIILPMSASTLLIRAYIQKWVIEKEERGFHLMGGLLQIATWWVYLLGFIYTIIKKKIPYLPTPKDGENSTNLKIAIPNLVIGILSIFSVIYGLSVDLTPFSLMMSGFAVINTAFMFFSLYLATSKTNDNRFIRNRLKTSAISFFVRIKSKKREVSYKIFSLIRPLALPLLMLFIVISFFSLIKLENNKWDTIESTSKYITANNYLGIFQPTSHGGLSNIEAIEKLENKNNMSFDIISVYLAWGDEQKNPYPKNLIEKIYKNNSIPLITWEPWASDFTFNNGLGPEEKERKIFKRIKEGIYDAYILKIAKQLKSYKRPVFLRFAHEFDNPFYPWSPSGDNTSSEFIKAWKHIHSLFGSIKGNNVVWVWNPWKPNAVENYFPGSDYVDWIGVTALNYGTYNSDGKWYEFEDLYKPFHEKFKNLPKKPVMLTEFGSLKLGGDQASWSKKAIRTIKKDFPEIKSIILFNSNVDDNIPKTVYHQNGSLDWTFEKLSVIDTALNHSLPKYILQPQNYTWPISKSSKKYSPIHFNFTMKGVRYKKGQNWKNNHFVLDKDQLEKDFELIQSVGFNTLRYEGLSVYDQNVLKYSEKNKLNIIYSFWIPSDLDFVSDSVKLESHKKKILKKVTKLKSQSNIIAWNIGNDLWDKFNDNLNPPIQDLQKIAYIDWIKKLAVDLKEIDADRVLSLDVKTSKHTKKIVGIVRDNDIPIDMFSLIVSNTNNLNYVAKNHKNILSQFYIGDILGSDYLETKTLSNKFIIRNWQDQWESHKLSFDGLLDKEGRKKYTYDLVRAKLQNQELSSVTPKIRILPPSTLLNVETLYVYHALLLKDDRWIRFPNTTPDSKMEWSLIKTDSYGNPLASKKMGYGPQIQIKIPDNYHNYKLMLTYKSNGVLTSAKTILNTPLLKP from the coding sequence ATGATGCCCCCAACAAAAAAGGAAAAATTCACCATACGCTTACTAATCACTATCGGGGTATTATGTACCGCTAATTTTCTTTTTTGGTTTTTCAGGCCCGAGTACAAAGGGTATCCATTTTTGTACTACCCACTTGTAGTTACCATAAGCTATAGTGTACTCAGAAAGCTGTATATATGGTATCATTATCTAGATATTTCAAAACCTCAAACCCCAAAATCCACAAAAGAATTCTCTGTTGATATTTTGACAACTTATTTTCCCGGAGAACCTTATGACATGATTATTGAAACCCTGGAGGCCATCCAAAAAATTACCTACCCGCATACAACCTATCTATGTGACGAAGCCAATGACCCATATCTTATTGAGGTCTGTAAAAAGTTAGGGGTAAAACATGTTACAAGAACCAATAGAATAAATGCCAAAGCAGGAAATATAAACAATGCCCTAAAACAGGCGACCGGTGAAATTTGTGTCATATTAGACCCCGACCATGTACCTTTGCCCAACTTTTTAGACCCCATAATACCCCATTTTGAAAATGAAAAAATCGGTTTTGTCCAAATTGTACAATCGTATTACAATATAAGGGAGACCCTTGTTGCCAAGGGTGCCGCTGAACAGACTTTTCAGTTTTATGGGCCCATGATGATGTCAATGAACTCATATGGGACAACAAATGCCATAGGGGCCAATTGTACATTCAGAAGAGCAGCTCTGGATAGTATCGGGGGTCATGCACCTGGGTTGTCCGAGGATATGCATACTTCTATGCTACTACATGCCAAAGGGTGGGAATCTGTCTACGTACCATTGGTCTTGGCCAAAGGCCTGGCACCCTCTAGTCTTACATCTTTTTTTAAACAACAACTAAAATGGGCCAGAGGAACTTTTGATCTATTGTTTTACGTTTACCCAAAACTGTTCAAGAATTTTACCTTACGGCAAAAATTTCACTACGGCTTATTGCCATTGCACTATTTGGTGGGTTTAACTACACTGATAAATTTTTTAATCCCCATTCTTTCCCTGCTATTGTCCAAAACCCCATGGAGCGGTAACATTCTTTTTTTCATATATATAATACTACCCATGAGTGCCAGCACCTTGTTGATAAGAGCATATATTCAAAAGTGGGTTATAGAAAAAGAGGAAAGAGGGTTTCATCTTATGGGTGGCCTATTGCAGATTGCTACCTGGTGGGTTTACCTTCTTGGTTTTATTTATACCATAATCAAGAAAAAAATACCTTATCTACCTACTCCTAAAGACGGCGAAAATTCGACCAATCTTAAAATTGCCATTCCAAATTTAGTTATAGGTATCCTATCTATATTTTCTGTCATCTATGGTTTGAGTGTGGACTTGACCCCATTTTCGTTGATGATGTCCGGCTTTGCTGTAATCAATACCGCATTCATGTTTTTTAGTTTATATCTGGCAACCAGTAAAACTAATGATAATCGGTTCATAAGGAACAGATTGAAAACTTCGGCAATTTCTTTTTTTGTAAGGATAAAGAGCAAAAAAAGAGAGGTTTCCTATAAAATATTCAGTTTGATACGGCCACTTGCACTGCCCTTGTTGATGTTATTTATTGTAATATCGTTTTTTTCGTTAATAAAACTTGAAAATAACAAATGGGATACCATTGAATCAACAAGCAAATATATAACAGCCAACAATTATTTGGGGATTTTTCAGCCAACAAGTCATGGTGGGTTATCAAATATTGAAGCTATTGAAAAGCTGGAAAACAAAAATAATATGTCGTTTGATATTATTTCTGTTTATTTAGCTTGGGGAGATGAACAGAAAAACCCATATCCGAAAAATTTGATTGAAAAAATTTATAAAAACAATAGCATACCACTTATAACATGGGAACCTTGGGCCAGTGATTTTACTTTCAACAACGGGTTGGGCCCCGAAGAAAAAGAGCGAAAAATTTTTAAGCGGATTAAAGAAGGTATCTATGATGCATATATCCTGAAAATCGCCAAACAACTAAAAAGTTATAAACGCCCGGTATTCCTGAGATTTGCGCATGAATTTGACAACCCGTTCTACCCCTGGTCCCCTAGTGGCGATAATACCTCGTCAGAATTCATAAAAGCTTGGAAGCATATTCATTCCCTGTTTGGTTCAATAAAAGGAAACAATGTGGTTTGGGTTTGGAACCCTTGGAAACCTAATGCTGTTGAAAACTATTTTCCGGGCTCAGATTATGTAGACTGGATCGGTGTTACCGCCTTAAATTATGGTACATACAATTCTGATGGTAAATGGTATGAATTTGAGGATTTATACAAGCCCTTTCACGAGAAATTTAAAAACCTTCCCAAAAAACCGGTAATGCTTACCGAGTTTGGGTCGCTAAAACTGGGAGGCGACCAAGCGAGTTGGTCAAAAAAAGCAATACGCACCATAAAAAAAGATTTTCCTGAAATTAAATCGATCATACTATTCAATAGTAATGTTGATGATAATATTCCCAAAACAGTTTATCATCAAAACGGCAGCTTGGATTGGACATTTGAAAAATTATCTGTTATCGATACGGCATTGAATCACTCACTCCCAAAATATATTTTACAACCTCAAAATTATACATGGCCCATATCAAAATCATCAAAAAAATATAGTCCCATACATTTTAATTTTACAATGAAAGGGGTTCGATACAAAAAGGGCCAAAACTGGAAAAACAATCATTTTGTATTGGACAAAGACCAGTTAGAAAAAGATTTTGAGCTAATACAAAGTGTTGGTTTCAATACACTCAGGTACGAAGGGTTGAGTGTTTATGACCAAAACGTTTTAAAATATTCGGAGAAAAATAAATTGAATATCATTTACAGCTTCTGGATTCCCAGTGATTTAGATTTCGTGTCAGACTCCGTAAAACTCGAAAGCCATAAAAAGAAAATACTTAAAAAAGTAACGAAATTAAAATCCCAATCAAATATAATTGCATGGAACATAGGAAACGATTTATGGGACAAATTCAATGATAATTTAAATCCTCCGATTCAAGATTTACAAAAAATAGCATATATAGATTGGATAAAAAAATTGGCTGTAGATCTAAAGGAAATTGATGCCGATAGAGTGTTGTCCCTTGATGTAAAGACTTCTAAGCACACGAAAAAAATTGTGGGAATCGTAAGGGATAATGATATCCCAATAGATATGTTTTCTCTTATCGTTTCCAATACCAATAACCTTAATTACGTAGCTAAAAACCATAAGAATATTTTAAGTCAATTCTATATAGGTGATATTCTAGGGTCGGATTACCTAGAGACAAAAACATTGTCAAATAAATTTATAATACGAAATTGGCAAGATCAATGGGAAAGTCATAAATTATCTTTTGATGGCCTGTTAGACAAAGAAGGTAGAAAAAAATATACGTATGACTTGGTAAGGGCAAAACTACAAAATCAAGAACTCTCGAGTGTTACGCCAAAAATACGCATACTCCCTCCATCTACATTACTCAATGTAGAGACATTATATGTATATCATGCATTGCTCCTAAAGGACGATAGATGGATAAGATTTCCAAATACCACACCTGATAGCAAAATGGAGTGGTCATTAATCAAAACCGATTCTTATGGAAATCCGTTAGCCTCAAAAAAAATGGGATATGGTCCTCAGATTCAAATTAAAATCCCCGATAATTATCATAACTATAAATTAATGCTTACTTATAAAAGCAATGGTGTTTTGACCTCGGCAAAAACCATATTGAATACACCGCTTTTAAAACCTTGA
- a CDS encoding cellulase family glycosylhydrolase, with the protein MHKDGKPFTIKGAAGKGHLNELFEAGGNTFRVYDTIHLDSTLIKAEKLGISVIVDIPVPRYNKNYNYYSNSQNNKELKKWVGAFVKRYKNYPALLFWNLGNEVEYPFTIFKNDFIKTYNDLIDIIHKEDPDHLISTSINAASRKQTLSIHLHSPHIDVIGYNVFGSIADVKPLLSEVFTYTRRQIPHYYSEWGNNGPWEEKKTIWQSPIEPTSTKKGEQYKERFTDHLKSNEDGLGSVVFYWGQKQERTHTWFNIFDEKGRKSQAYYSLKSIWKNTPVSNDSVPQIKYMLVDDKGSQDQLIFTSNDTLESKLLFNSTIDTSLVFKWEIYPEAWYYKEWDIEKKPAVEENVILKSLRDKAIFKTPSKEGPYRIFVKVIDKKGSFSTANTPFYVLKTSDDK; encoded by the coding sequence TTGCACAAAGACGGAAAGCCGTTTACCATCAAAGGAGCCGCTGGCAAAGGTCATCTGAATGAACTTTTTGAAGCAGGAGGAAATACGTTTAGGGTATATGACACCATACATCTAGATTCCACCCTTATAAAAGCCGAAAAGTTGGGAATTTCAGTAATAGTTGACATACCCGTTCCCAGATATAATAAAAATTATAATTATTACAGTAATTCCCAAAATAACAAAGAGTTGAAAAAATGGGTAGGTGCATTCGTTAAACGGTATAAAAACTACCCTGCTTTGTTATTTTGGAACTTGGGAAACGAAGTTGAATATCCGTTTACGATCTTTAAAAACGATTTCATAAAAACGTATAACGACTTGATAGATATCATACATAAAGAGGATCCGGACCACTTGATAAGTACTTCTATCAATGCGGCCTCAAGAAAACAAACATTGAGCATACACTTGCATTCACCACATATAGATGTCATAGGCTATAATGTATTTGGAAGCATTGCAGATGTAAAGCCTTTGTTGTCAGAAGTTTTTACCTACACAAGAAGGCAAATACCTCATTATTATAGCGAATGGGGAAATAATGGGCCTTGGGAGGAAAAAAAGACCATATGGCAGTCACCGATTGAACCTACAAGCACAAAAAAAGGAGAGCAATATAAAGAGAGATTTACCGATCATTTGAAATCAAACGAAGACGGTTTGGGGAGTGTTGTCTTTTATTGGGGTCAAAAACAGGAAAGAACCCATACATGGTTTAACATTTTTGATGAAAAAGGAAGGAAATCCCAAGCATATTATAGTTTGAAAAGTATTTGGAAAAATACACCGGTTTCGAATGATTCCGTTCCTCAGATCAAATATATGCTGGTAGATGACAAGGGGTCTCAAGACCAATTGATTTTTACCTCTAATGACACTTTAGAATCAAAATTGTTGTTCAACAGTACTATAGATACATCACTTGTTTTTAAATGGGAAATATATCCAGAAGCTTGGTATTACAAAGAATGGGATATTGAAAAAAAGCCAGCAGTTGAAGAAAACGTCATCTTAAAATCATTGAGGGACAAAGCAATTTTTAAAACGCCCTCCAAAGAGGGCCCTTATCGGATTTTTGTTAAAGTCATAGATAAAAAAGGAAGTTTTTCAACAGCGAACACTCCATTTTATGTTTTAAAAACATCAGATGATAAATAG